The genomic window CCGTGAATCCCGCGTTGGCGGAGGAAGCGGGCCTCAAGGTCTTCCCCCGGCTGTTGCGGCTCGCCGACGTCGGCCGCCCTCCATACGCGGGAAGCTGATCCAGATCATGACGTTTACGAGTCGTGGCGTCCGACAACGAGCGTCTGAGGTCGCTCCTCGACTAGCCGTTCATCTCGTAGGCGCCCGAGAGCGGCGCGACGTGATTCTGCCAGACCCGATCGTACCGCGCGGAGTCCACGACGGGTTTGCGCATGATGTCGCGGCACCCGTCCATCTGCCGGTCGGTGCTGCTCGGTTTGCTGAAGAGCTGGAGTGCGAATTTCGACATGTCGCGCACCATGAAGTCGAAGATCTGGTCGAGCAGGTCATCGTCGAGCTCGTAGCGCGGGGCGTTCTCGAGGAGGAGCTGGGCGTAGACGACGAGCGCGAACATCTCGCCCATCGACAGCAGGAAGTCGACGTCCCGCATCTGCTCTGGGCCCGGAGGTGCATCTTCGAGCATGCTGCGGAAGACCTCCGTCTGCTCGAAGAACAGGTTCACGTTCGGGAGCGAGCACCCCTCGAAAGCCTTGCGGTAATCGCTGAACTGAATCTGCGAGAGGCCCTTCGTGCTTCCCTGGTTGAATAGGAAGTCGTCGTTCCGTTCGTGGTTCTGGGTTTCGATCTCGGGATACTCCTTCGGGTCGAAAAAGAAGTTTGGCATGAACTTCACGATGAGGGCGATGTTCACGTGCACCGTGCCTTCGAGCTTCGGTAGGGCGCGGATGTCGATCGTGGCCTGCCCGAAGTACGTGTTCTTCTCGAAGCCCTTGGCGGCGATGGCGTCCCACAGGAGGTCGATCACCTGCTCGCCCTGCGTGGTGACCTTCATCTTCACCATCGGGTTGTACAGCAGGTAGCGGCGGTCCTCGGATGAGGCGGATCGCAAGTAGTCAGCGGCGCGAAGCGCGAAGAGCTTCATCGCGACGAGTCGGCTGTAGCCATCGACGAACATCTGCCGGACGTGCGCCATGTCGGTGACCGGGTTCCCGTACAGGACACGGTTGCTCGCATGCGTGATCGCCTCGTACAGCGAGTGCGTGCAAATTCCGATCGAGGCCCAGCCGAGATTGTACTTGCCGATGTTGACCGTGTTGAGCGCGGCGTTCCAGGCGTCTCGCCCGCGGTGGAGAATGTCGGCCTCGGTGACCGGGTAGTCCTTTAGTTCGAACTCAGAGACGTAGTTCTGGCTGGCGACGACGTTCTGGACGAGTTCGTAGTTCTTGTGCTTCGGGTCCGACGCGAAGAAGACGTATTCGTCTTTGTCCGCGAAGCGGCCGAACGTCGAGACGATCGCGGCTTTGTTGCCGTTTCCGATGTAGTA from Candidatus Binatia bacterium includes these protein-coding regions:
- a CDS encoding acyl-CoA dehydrogenase is translated as MILLNPRDLKDRYPDARSAEVMRQTVSFFEHKGKARLLEDYYDRVWYADFLSFIAENRIFATMCTPAGEGAEDGRWDTWRNCEFAEILGFYGLQYWYTWQVSVLGLGPLWMTPNKELRQRAAKALEEGGIFAFGLSERTHGADIYSTDMVLSADGDGWRANGRKYYIGNGNKAAIVSTFGRFADKDEYVFFASDPKHKNYELVQNVVASQNYVSEFELKDYPVTEADILHRGRDAWNAALNTVNIGKYNLGWASIGICTHSLYEAITHASNRVLYGNPVTDMAHVRQMFVDGYSRLVAMKLFALRAADYLRSASSEDRRYLLYNPMVKMKVTTQGEQVIDLLWDAIAAKGFEKNTYFGQATIDIRALPKLEGTVHVNIALIVKFMPNFFFDPKEYPEIETQNHERNDDFLFNQGSTKGLSQIQFSDYRKAFEGCSLPNVNLFFEQTEVFRSMLEDAPPGPEQMRDVDFLLSMGEMFALVVYAQLLLENAPRYELDDDLLDQIFDFMVRDMSKFALQLFSKPSSTDRQMDGCRDIMRKPVVDSARYDRVWQNHVAPLSGAYEMNG